TTCGGCGCGCTCAACACCTCGGACGGCGCGCCTTCTTCTTCCGTGCGCCCCTGATGCAGGAACATCACGTGATTCGACACGTTGCGCGCAAAGCCCATTTCGTGCGTCACGACGATCATCGTGCGGCCTTCTTCAGCCAGCCGCTGCATCACCTTCAGCACTTCGCCGACGAGTTCGGGATCGAGCGCGGACGTGGGTTCGTCGAAGAGCATGACGTCGGGATGCATCGCGAGCGCGCGTGCAATCGCGACGCGCTGCTGCTGCCCGCCCGAAAGATGCGACGGATACTGCTTTTCCACGCGCGGCGGCAGACCGACTTTCTCCAGATACTCGCGCGCGCGTTCCTCGGCTTCCTTCTTCGAGATGCCGAGCACGTGAATGGGCGCTTCCATCACGTTCTCGATGGCCGTCATGTGCGACCACAGATTGAAGTGCTGAAACACCATCGCGAGCTTCGTGCGCACGCGCTGAAGCTGCTTTTGATCGGCCACTTCGAGATTGCCGTTGCGGTCGGTCTTCCTGCGCACGGCTTCGCCATCCACGACGATCTGCCCCGCGTTCGGCTTTTCCAGAAAGTTGATGCAGCGCAGAAACGTGCTCTTGCCCGAGCCGCTCGCGCCGATGATGCTGATGACATCGCCCGCGCGCGCCGAGAGCGACACGCCCTTCAGCACTTCGTTGTCGCCGTAGCGTTTGTGGATGTCCTCGGCGACGAGCTTCGTCGCGACGTCTTTGGCTTTCGGCTCCAACGCAATCTCCTCGGGTGATGACATGATTCTCCGCACGGCTTGGAATTTTACCGCTCGTCAGGCGCGCGACGGGCTCAGGTACGCGAGCCAGCGCCGTTCCGCGCGTCGAAACGCCGCGACGAGCGCGAACGAAATCGCCAGATACAGCAGCGCCGCGATGCCGAACGAGCCGAACGATTCATACGTGGCGGAATTCGCGTCGCGCGCAACCTTCAGAATGTCCGGCACCGTCGCCGTGAACGCGACGGTGGTCGCGTGCAGCATCAGGATCACTTCGTTGCTGTACAAAGGCAAGGCGCGGCGCAGCGCGGACGGCAGGATCACACGGCGATACATCGTGAACGTGCCCATGCCGTAGGCGCGCGCGGCTTCCACTTCGCCGTGCGGAATCGCGCGGATGGCGCCG
This Caballeronia sp. LZ062 DNA region includes the following protein-coding sequences:
- a CDS encoding ABC transporter ATP-binding protein yields the protein MSSPEEIALEPKAKDVATKLVAEDIHKRYGDNEVLKGVSLSARAGDVISIIGASGSGKSTFLRCINFLEKPNAGQIVVDGEAVRRKTDRNGNLEVADQKQLQRVRTKLAMVFQHFNLWSHMTAIENVMEAPIHVLGISKKEAEERAREYLEKVGLPPRVEKQYPSHLSGGQQQRVAIARALAMHPDVMLFDEPTSALDPELVGEVLKVMQRLAEEGRTMIVVTHEMGFARNVSNHVMFLHQGRTEEEGAPSEVLSAPKSERLKQFLSGSLK